One Rosa chinensis cultivar Old Blush chromosome 3, RchiOBHm-V2, whole genome shotgun sequence DNA window includes the following coding sequences:
- the LOC112193421 gene encoding uncharacterized protein LOC112193421: MTSVCISNCVNDTRDPRVPVRATYVNLYKWPESDAEFVRSVSSKGRRSSAAGMPHWHHQHPRVVDSISCRQMYLRSYTFTRKETVPEKTQKCFGRVKEKMVTNNDERKRKKKKKGKKSKCLVLRKVKEFSTAALFRIFQRLLSCSASVDVVNHDQD, encoded by the coding sequence ATGACCTCAGTTTGTATATCAAACTGTGTCAACGACACGCGTGATCCCCGCGTGCCGGTCCGGGCCACCTACGTCAACCTGTACAAGTGGCCTGAGTCGGACGCGGAGTTCGTGCGGTCGGTGAGCTCCAAAGGGCGGCGATCCAGTGCGGCGGGGATGCCGCATTGGCACCACCAACACCCTAGAGTGGTGGACAGCATATCATGCAGGCAAATGTACCTGAGGAGCTACACGTTCACGAGGAAAGAGACCGTGCCGGAGAAGACCCAGAAGTGCTTTGGCAGAGTCAAGGAGAAAATGGTAACTAACAACgatgagaggaagaggaagaagaagaagaagggtaagAAGAGTAAGTGTTTGGTTCTGAGGAAAGTGAAGGAGTTTTCAACTGCTGCTCTGTTTAGAATCTTTCAGAGGCTTTTGTCTTGTTCTGCTAGTGTAGATGTTGTGAATCATGATCAAGATTAA
- the LOC112192491 gene encoding protein CANDIDATE G-PROTEIN COUPLED RECEPTOR 7 produces MKNKMTKLPLLVFVAVLVALVSPAAAEIKSLTISSDTRPMILFEKFGFTHTGHVAIRVSAVSVTSKLPDTDSSRLGFFLLSEESLLQVLIEIQQNPQLCVLDSRFITPLFNFRSLSPPPSSTFNHSYPVSSPNEYSLFFANCAPESTVTMDVRTEVYNLDPDDSRDYLSAGLTHLPSLFSVFSVAYLAFLGFWIYICYTNKRSTHRIHILMAGLLLVKALNLISAAEDKHYVKVTGTAHGWDVLFYIFQFLRVVLLFTVIVLIGTGWSFLKPFLQEKEKKVLMIVIPLQVLANLASVVIGETGPFIKDWVTWNQVFLLVDIICCCAIIFPIVWSIRSLRETSKTDGKAARNLAKLTLFRQFYIVVIGYLYFTRIVVFALRTIAAYKYQWVSNAAEETASLAFYMVMFYMFRPVERNEYFVLDDEEEEAAEMALRDEEFEL; encoded by the coding sequence ATGAAGAACAAAATGACGAAACTACCCCTCCTCGTCTTCGTCGCCGTCCTGGTGGCCCTGGTTTCCCCGGCCGCGGCGGAGATCAAGTCCCTGACCATCTCCTCCGACACCCGCCCCATGATCCTCTTCGAGAAATTCGGCTTCACCCACACGGGCCACGTCGCCATCCGCGTCTCCGCCGTCTCCGTCACCTCCAAGCTCCCCGACACCGACTCCTCCCGCCTCGgcttcttcctcctctccgAGGAGTCCCTCCTCCAGGTCCTCATCGAGATCCAGCAGAACCCTCAGCTCTGCGTCCTGGACTCCCGCTTCATCACCCCCCTCTTCAACTTCCGCTCCCTCTCTCCGCCGCCGAGCTCCACCTTCAACCACTCCTACCCCGTCTCCTCCCCTAACGAGTACAGCCTCTTCTTCGCCAATTGCGCGCCCGAGTCCACCGTCACCATGGACGTCCGCACCGAGGTCTACAATCTCGACCCCGACGACTCGCGCGACTACCTCTCCGCCGGCCTCACCCACCTCCCTTCTCTCTTCTCCGTCTTCTCCGTCGCCTATCTCGCCTTCCTAGGGTTCTGGATCTACATCTGCTACACCAACAAGCGCTCCACCCACCGGATCCACATCCTCATGGCCGGCCTCCTCCTCGTGAAGGCCTTGAATCTGATCTCCGCCGCCGAGGACAAGCACTACGTCAAGGTCACCGGCACCGCGCACGGCTGGGATGTGCTCTTCTACATTTTCCAGTTCCTGCGTGTGGTTCTCTTGTTCACGGTGATCGTTTTGATCGGGACCGGGTGGTCGTTCTTGAAGCCCTTTCTgcaagagaaggagaagaaggtgTTGATGATTGTGATCCCTCTCCAGGTTTTGGCCAATTTGGCTTCGGTTGTGATCGGCGAGACCGGGCCGTTTATCAAAGATTGGGTCACCTGGAACCAGGTGTTCTTGTTGGTTGATATCATTTGCTGCTGTGCTATCATTTTCCCCATTGTGTGGTCAATTAGGTCTCTGAGGGAGACATCCAAGACCGACGGCAAGGCGGCCAGGAACTTGGCCAAGTTGACTCTTTTCAGGCAATTCTACATTGTGGTTATTGGGTACTTGTACTTCACAAGGATTGTGGTCTTTGCCCTTAGGACAATCGCGGCTTATAAGTACCAGTGGGTGAGCAATGCCGCCGAGGAGACTGCTAGTCTAGCATTTTACATGGTCATGTTCTATATGTTCAGGCCGGTGGAGAGGAACGAGTACTTTGTTCTCGATGACGAGGAAGAAGAGGCTGCGGAGATGGCTCTAAGGGACGAAGAGTTTGAGCTTTGA